Genomic window (Zerene cesonia ecotype Mississippi chromosome 5, Zerene_cesonia_1.1, whole genome shotgun sequence):
ACGGTCGTGGAATGCGATATCGTTCGTAACTATGGCTTCGTGCACTTGGACGCGTCGGGCGACGTGAACGAAGCGATTAAAGAGTTGAACGGTATGATGGTAGACGGGCAGCCCATGAAGGTGCAGCTGTCGACGAGCCGGGTGCGGCAGCGGCCGGGCATGGGCGACCCCGAGCAGTGCTACCGCTGCGGCCGCGGCGGCCACTGGTCCAAGGAGTGCCCCAAGGTCATGGGGCCCGACCGCAACGGTTTCCGCGATCGAGCGTTCGGCCGCGACCCCTACcccccgccgccgccgccgccttTCCTCCGCGATCGCATGATGGGAGGATTTGGGGTAACGcgttgttttatttcgtaCCGGTTTCGAAATGCATGCCGAGCGTGGTCGACTTCCGTACGCGGTTGTATCTCGGGTCGGTTCTCGCCACGGGCTTGTAATGCTTTGACAAAAGTTCTAACAGCTATAGACAGTTTTGGAAGTAATTATCTACAGCCTACAAATATCGTACGTTGAATTTTCGGGTAGGGTAATGTGTTAACAACTTTGTTTATTCTAACAGGATCCATATGACACCTACTATGATCGGGCACGTTTCGACTCTCCGAGGGATCTGTTTGAGCGTCGGTATCCTGTTGGAAGTTCCCGGGGACTAGATATGGGCGCATCGAGAGCGAGAGGCGACTTCGTGTCTCCCCCGCTGCGCCGCGAGCCAATGCCACCCATGCCCAGCTTGCCTCCCATGAGCAGAAGCATGGGTTCAATGCGTTCATCATATGACGCCATGTACAGTCGCAGAAGTCCCCCAAGGGGACCACAAATGTCTAGAGGGTAAATGTTCTCTcaggaaattttataatatcaattacaGTATCATATaacattctaataaaattggatagtctttattcaatttgttaaattcaTTGTCATAATCTGGTTGTCTATCATTGTTCTTAAGCCATAGCTAGCATAGCtagataaacatttctttagcAAACAAGATGATTTAACATGTTGCAATGTTGCTTGGGCAACATAAAACACGAAGGACATACCAAactgtttgtatatatgtatcttggttgttatttatttatttgaaaactataaaattgatCATTATGTTCTTAGTCCTAGTCATTTTCCTaggtgtgaaaaaaaaattacttggGAAACACAGAAGCTATAAAATAAGGTATTTTTAAGgagaacaaacaaaaaagcagTATTTCTCTTCATTCTGCATGGTTACTAGagattgttataataatttatttataaaatacttgaaaaaaaaactgtttttcatttttttatcaaacaaatcATAACATTAGTTGTACAAtaccaaaatattatgtattaaaagttGTTAATTTGCATTTTCAGATTATATGAAGACTTCAGTAGAGATACATTTGATGACAGAAGGTAAAtatcacatatttataatatggtaCCATATTCACTCACAATAGCATTTCAAAGCTATTCTGATGGgtacaaaaaacataaaaaaaaatgttgtacagctcttttatatgtatatgtgtcCGTAAGATTGTAAACATAGTTATATTACAATCTATCTAGTAAGATTGTAAACTATATA
Coding sequences:
- the LOC119839938 gene encoding RNA-binding protein lark, giving the protein MPGAGTFKIFVGNLSDKTTDADLRPLFEKYGTVVECDIVRNYGFVHMENEQVGREAIQNLNGEIVHGQAIKIEAAKSRKAPSTPTTKIFVGNLTDKTRAPEVRELFQKFGTVVECDIVRNYGFVHLDASGDVNEAIKELNGMMVDGQPMKVQLSTSRVRQRPGMGDPEQCYRCGRGGHWSKECPKVMGPDRNGFRDRAFGRDPYPPPPPPPFLRDRMMGGFGDPYDTYYDRARFDSPRDLFERRYPVGSSRGLDMGASRARGDFVSPPLRREPMPPMPSLPPMSRSMGSMRSSYDAMYSRRSPPRGPQMSRGLYEDFSRDTFDDRRPGLRGPSPSRRYAPY